AATATGTCATTTTTTGGAGATACAATTCAAAATCTCGAACGATCACTAGATTATGCTTCGGCAAAAAACAAGGTGATCAGTCAAAATATCGCAAATATTGATACTCCGGGATATAAAGCAAAATCAGTTGAATTTAAGAATGTATTAGAGTCAACTCTGGATGCAAAACGAACGAATCCTAAACATATTCCTTTTCAGAATGATAACCTTGTTCCTTATCGAATCAAAGAACAGCAGACTACAGCTTATAACCATAACGGAAACAATGTAGACATTGATAAGGAGATGACCGAGCTTGCCAAGAATCAAATTTATTATCAGGCTTTGGTCGATCGAATAAACGGAAAGTTCAATAGTTTGGAAACTGTTCTTAAGGGAGGTAGATAAGGATGAGTATTTTTGATTCGTTAAACATTAGTGCAAGTGGTTTAACAGCACAACGTCTTCGTATGGATGTCATTGCATCAAACTTATCAAATGCAGAAACCACGAGAGCTATTCAGAATGAGAATGGCGAGTGGGAACCTTATCGGCGTAAAATGGTAGTTTTTGAGCCGAAGGAAACACCCTTTCAAAGCTTCTTGCAAAAGGCACAAGCAGATACGGTATCAGTTGGTAAAGGTGTAAGGGTTCGAGAGATAGTAGAGGATCAAGAGCCATTTAAGAGTGTTTATAATCCATCTCATCCAGATGCTGATGAAAATGGTTATGTAATGTTACCGAATGTTGATCCATTAAAGGAAATGGTGGATTTGATGAGTGCCACTAGGTCCTATGAAGCTAACGTTACTTCAGTCAACGCAACGAAGGATATGTTATTAAAAGCATTAGAAATTGGAAAGTAGGAGGGGAATAAATGTCGAGTATACAGGTGATTGGAAGTCAGCTAAGCCCATTGGAAAACATAAATCTTAAAAAAGTTACTCCGGGAGAAGCCCAAAGTAATTTCGCTGGTCAGCTTCAAAACGCTATTAATCATGTGAATCAAACGCAAATTCAGTCTGATTCAAAAACGCAGGCTCTAGCAAATGGAACCATTGATGATCTTCATGACGTTATGATAACAGCTCAAAAAGCCAGTATAACCCTTCAAACAGCCGTAGAAGTTCAGGGTAAAGTTATTGAAGCTTACAAAGAGATTATGAGAATGCAGATTTAGTGAATACGTTTTACATCAATTTTTGGATGTGGATTTGGGGGAAAATATGAACGAGAAACTACAGCTATATATACAAAAAGTGACGAATTTTTGGACGGAACGGTCATCAGCACAAAAAAGCATGATGATTGGTGGGGTGGTATTAGCAGTATTACTCATTTCTGTTCTCAGCTATTTTTCCTCCCATCCCAAAATGGTTCCATTATATAGTAACCTAACCATCCAAGAGGTAGGACAAGTGAAACAAGAGCTTGAAGCTAGGGCAATCCAACATGATGTCGGACCAGGAGGAACAACTATTTTAGTTCCAGAAGATAGTGTGGATTCCTTGTTGGTAGATTTAGCTGCTGTCGGCCTTCCTAATACAGGCCATATAGATTATTCCTATTTTAGTCAAGACTCATCGTGGGGGACAACAGATAGTGAGTTTGAGATGGTTCGCTTGGACGCCACGCAAACAGAGTTAGCTAATCTGATTACGCAAATTGATGGGATTTCAAAAGCTAAAGTGATGATAAACCAGCCGGCTAATCCTGTTTTTATAAGCGATGTAGAAATGGAATCATCTGCATCTATTGTTATACATACAGATCCGGGTTTTCGATTCGATCCAAATCAAATCCAAGGTCTTTATCGGTTAGTTTCTAAGTCAGTACCGAATCTTCCAACTGAAAACATTGTGATCATGAATCAAAATTTTGAGTACTTTGATTTAGAAGAAGAGTACACAAGTGGAAATACCTATGCTACACAACAACAAATAAAGAAAGATGTTGAAAAGGACATCCAACGAAGAGTACAGCAGATGCTTTCCACAATGATTGGGCAAGAAAAAGTAATGGTTTCGGTAACCGCTGATATTGATTTCACTCAAGAAAATCGCGTAGAAAATATCGTTGAACCAGTTAACCTAGCGACTATGGAAGGGCTACCTGTAAGTGTAGAAAGAATAAGAGAAACATACTCTGGTAATCCACCAGTTGGCGGAGTAGCAGGAACTGGGGATGAAGATGTTCCAAACTACAACACAGAAGTGGAAGGAGATAATGGCTCCTACGAATTAGTAAAGGAAACCATTAATAACGAGTTTACAAGAATTACGAAAAACATTCAGGAAAGCCCTTATAAAGTAAGGGACTTGGGGATACAAGTCGCTGTAGACCACGCTAAAATGCAACAAAATGGTGAAGAAATTCAATACCTTTCTGAAGAGGAGCAGGAAACCGTTAGAAGTGATATCACTTCTATTTTGAGTTCCATTGTTAGTACATCCGTTTCGAAGGATTATGGGGAAGTGATACCTGACAATAAGATATCTATTGTATTCCAAGAGTTCAATGGAAGGACACCTGTTGCACAAACACCTCCAGCCTTCACGATTCCTTATTGGATTTATGTTGTTGGTGGGGGAGTATTACTGTTAATTGTTATTTTAATTGGGTTATTGTTGCGGAGAAGAAAAAACAAGGAAGAAGAGATTGAAGAGTTCAAACAAGAAGAGATGATCTCTATCCCGGAAATTGATCAAGAAAAAGAAACAGATTCAACAGCCAGAAGAAAGCAGCTTGAACGATTAGCAAAAGAAAAGCCAGAAGATTTCGCGAAACTTTTAAGATCATGGATTGCAGAGGATTAAGGAGGAAGGATTATGCCGAAACATAAAGGAGAATTGACAGGACGACAAAAAGCGGCACTTCTTCTCATTTCCCTAGGACCTGACGCATCAGCCCAGGTATATAAACACTTAACAGAAGAAGAGATTGAACAACTTACATTAGAAATTTCTTCAGTAAAAAAAGTGAACTCTTCTCAAAAAGAGGAGATATTAGAACAGTTTCATGAGATCGCCCTTGCTCAAGATTATATTGCTCAAGGTGGAATCGCGTATGCAAAGACTGTTCTCGAAAAGGCTCTAGGATCGGAAAAAGCAAGTATGATAATCAATCGATTAACATCTTCCTTACAAGTTAAACCTTTTGATTTTGCAAGGAAAGCGGATGCGGCGCAGATTTTGAATTTTATACAGAACGAACATCCACAAACTATAGCGCTTGTCCTCTCCTATTTGGATTCGGTACAAGCTGCACAAATACTTTCCGAATTGCCCCAAGAAATGCAAGCCGATATAGCTAAAAGAATCGCATTAATGGATAGTACATCACCGGAGATTATCAATGAAGTTGAACAAATTCTAGAACGGAAGCTATCAGCTACAGTAACTCAGGATTATACACAAACTGGTGGAATTGAAGCAGTTGTAGATGTGTTAAATAGTGTTGATCGATCAACGGAAAGAACAATACTTGATGCATTAGAAATACAAGATCCGGAGCTTGCAGAGGAAATTAAAAAGAGAATGTTTGTTTTTGAAGATATTGTGACATTAGATAATCGAGCTATACAAAGAGTAATTAGAGATGTTGAAAATGAAGATCTAATGCTCTCGCTTAAAGTTGCAAGTGAAGAGGTTAAGGATATTGTTTTTAAAAACATGTCAAAACGTATGTCTGAGACCTTTCAGGATGAAATGGAGTTTATGGGTCCTGTTCGCTTAAGGGATGTAGAAGAGGCACAAACTCGAATTGTAGCTGTAATTCGTCGTTTAGAAGAAGTGGGGGAAATTGTAATTGCACGTGGTGGAGGTGATGATATCATTGTCTAATCTTTCCTCTACCAGGGTAATTGGACTAAAGTCGATCGAAATTCGTCAGGAAGGTTTGCACCACGACGAGGAGACTATTGAGAATTCTAAAGAAAAAATGATGTACAAATTTCAACAGGCTGAACAACAGCTTCAAAATGCTCAAAATCAAGCGGAAGCTCTGATCGAGAAAAGTAAGCTTCAAATAGAGGAAGAAAGAAAGCAGTGGGAAGTAGAAAAGGAAGAACAAAGGAAAAAGGCGATTGAGGACGGCTTCCAAGAAGGCTACCAGCATGGACAAAAGAAGGCATATGAGGATTACAAAAGTTCCCTTCAATTTGCTCAAGATACGATTGATGAAGCCAGAGTTGAGTATCTGAACATTATTAATCAATCAGAAGAGACTATTCTCGCGCTAGGTATAAAAATCGCAAGTAAAATTACACGATTATTATATGAGGATAAACCGGAGACATTCACTGAGCTTATCAAGCATGCTATCCGTGAAATAGAGGACCAACCTCAGATCAAAATATTTGTTCATCCGAAATATTATTCTTTTGTAATCGAACAAAAAGATGAACTGTTAGCAATTGTAAATCCGAAAGCGGAGTTACTGATATATCCCCATGATGAGCTGAACTCCGAAGGTTGTTATATAGAATCACCTATCGGAAGAATAGATGCAAGTATAGATACGCAGCTCCTTCATATCAGAGAAAAACTGTTCGAGCTCATAGAGGAGGAAAAGGGGTGAAAGTTGATTTCTTACTAGATGAAATTGAAAGAATGGATTCGTATAAGAGGTACGGAAAAATTCACCGAGTAGTAGGATTGACGATTGAGTCAAAGGGTCCAGAAGCGAGTGTAGGAGATCTTTGCTATATCCATCCTCCAAAGAAAAAAGGGCAAAAAATTCCTGCTGAAGTGGTGGGATTCCATGATGAAAATGTACTCTTAATGCCATTTCATTCTACACAAAACGTAGCTCCGGGATGCTTGGTAGAAGCAACTTCCAAGACTTTGGAGGTGAAAGTGGGAAGAGGTCTTATTGGTAAGGTGATCGATGCATTTGGCAAACCATTAGATGGTAAAGATCTTCCGAAAGGATTGCGCTCAGTTCCGACAGAACAGCAGCCGCCAAATCCACTGACAAGAGCTCCTATTTCTGAACCGTTACAAGTTGGTGTTCGTTCCATTGATGCTCTACTGTCAGTTGGTAAGGGGCAAAGAGTGGGGATTTTTGCCGGAAGTGGGGTTGGAAAAAGTACTTTACTAGGTATGATAGCTAGAAATAGTAATGCTGATCTAAATGTTATAGCGCTATTAGGAGAAAGAGGACGAGAGGTTCGAGAATTTATTGAAAAGGATTTGGGCCCAGAAGGGTTGAAAAAATCCATTCTTATCGTCGCTACTTCAGATCAACCGGCCTTAATGAGGATAAAAGGAGCTTATACAGCAACTGCTATTTGTGAATATTTCCGTGACCAGGGACTTCACGTTAATCTCATGATGGATTCAGTTACTCGAATTGCGATGGCCCAGCGTGAAATCGGGTTAGCGATAGGGGAACCTCCTACAACCAAAGGATATACACCTTCTGTTTTTGCGATTTTACCTAAGTTGTTGGAAAGGACAGGTCCAAATCATATTGGTGCAATAACAGCCTTTTATACCGTATTGGTTGATGGTGATGATATGAATGAGCCGATTGCAGATTCAGTTCGAGGAATACTTGATGGACATTTCGTACTGGATCGAAAATTAGCTGAACAAGGACAGTTCCCAGCAATAA
This genomic window from Bacillaceae bacterium S4-13-56 contains:
- the flgB gene encoding flagellar basal body rod protein FlgB, producing MSFFGDTIQNLERSLDYASAKNKVISQNIANIDTPGYKAKSVEFKNVLESTLDAKRTNPKHIPFQNDNLVPYRIKEQQTTAYNHNGNNVDIDKEMTELAKNQIYYQALVDRINGKFNSLETVLKGGR
- the flgC gene encoding flagellar basal body rod protein FlgC — its product is MSIFDSLNISASGLTAQRLRMDVIASNLSNAETTRAIQNENGEWEPYRRKMVVFEPKETPFQSFLQKAQADTVSVGKGVRVREIVEDQEPFKSVYNPSHPDADENGYVMLPNVDPLKEMVDLMSATRSYEANVTSVNATKDMLLKALEIGK
- the fliE gene encoding flagellar hook-basal body complex protein FliE; this translates as MSSIQVIGSQLSPLENINLKKVTPGEAQSNFAGQLQNAINHVNQTQIQSDSKTQALANGTIDDLHDVMITAQKASITLQTAVEVQGKVIEAYKEIMRMQI
- the fliF gene encoding flagellar basal-body MS-ring/collar protein FliF is translated as MNEKLQLYIQKVTNFWTERSSAQKSMMIGGVVLAVLLISVLSYFSSHPKMVPLYSNLTIQEVGQVKQELEARAIQHDVGPGGTTILVPEDSVDSLLVDLAAVGLPNTGHIDYSYFSQDSSWGTTDSEFEMVRLDATQTELANLITQIDGISKAKVMINQPANPVFISDVEMESSASIVIHTDPGFRFDPNQIQGLYRLVSKSVPNLPTENIVIMNQNFEYFDLEEEYTSGNTYATQQQIKKDVEKDIQRRVQQMLSTMIGQEKVMVSVTADIDFTQENRVENIVEPVNLATMEGLPVSVERIRETYSGNPPVGGVAGTGDEDVPNYNTEVEGDNGSYELVKETINNEFTRITKNIQESPYKVRDLGIQVAVDHAKMQQNGEEIQYLSEEEQETVRSDITSILSSIVSTSVSKDYGEVIPDNKISIVFQEFNGRTPVAQTPPAFTIPYWIYVVGGGVLLLIVILIGLLLRRRKNKEEEIEEFKQEEMISIPEIDQEKETDSTARRKQLERLAKEKPEDFAKLLRSWIAED
- the fliG gene encoding flagellar motor switch protein FliG, whose amino-acid sequence is MPKHKGELTGRQKAALLLISLGPDASAQVYKHLTEEEIEQLTLEISSVKKVNSSQKEEILEQFHEIALAQDYIAQGGIAYAKTVLEKALGSEKASMIINRLTSSLQVKPFDFARKADAAQILNFIQNEHPQTIALVLSYLDSVQAAQILSELPQEMQADIAKRIALMDSTSPEIINEVEQILERKLSATVTQDYTQTGGIEAVVDVLNSVDRSTERTILDALEIQDPELAEEIKKRMFVFEDIVTLDNRAIQRVIRDVENEDLMLSLKVASEEVKDIVFKNMSKRMSETFQDEMEFMGPVRLRDVEEAQTRIVAVIRRLEEVGEIVIARGGGDDIIV
- the fliH gene encoding flagellar assembly protein FliH is translated as MSNLSSTRVIGLKSIEIRQEGLHHDEETIENSKEKMMYKFQQAEQQLQNAQNQAEALIEKSKLQIEEERKQWEVEKEEQRKKAIEDGFQEGYQHGQKKAYEDYKSSLQFAQDTIDEARVEYLNIINQSEETILALGIKIASKITRLLYEDKPETFTELIKHAIREIEDQPQIKIFVHPKYYSFVIEQKDELLAIVNPKAELLIYPHDELNSEGCYIESPIGRIDASIDTQLLHIREKLFELIEEEKG
- the fliI gene encoding flagellar protein export ATPase FliI, with amino-acid sequence MDSYKRYGKIHRVVGLTIESKGPEASVGDLCYIHPPKKKGQKIPAEVVGFHDENVLLMPFHSTQNVAPGCLVEATSKTLEVKVGRGLIGKVIDAFGKPLDGKDLPKGLRSVPTEQQPPNPLTRAPISEPLQVGVRSIDALLSVGKGQRVGIFAGSGVGKSTLLGMIARNSNADLNVIALLGERGREVREFIEKDLGPEGLKKSILIVATSDQPALMRIKGAYTATAICEYFRDQGLHVNLMMDSVTRIAMAQREIGLAIGEPPTTKGYTPSVFAILPKLLERTGPNHIGAITAFYTVLVDGDDMNEPIADSVRGILDGHFVLDRKLAEQGQFPAINVLNSISRVMNQVVVPEHLSSAEKLRSLLATYKENEELIQIGAYKKGSSREIDEAIQYYPKIISFLKQDVHEQVTRDSSINQLVALVGGNR